From a region of the Streptomyces venezuelae genome:
- a CDS encoding FxsB family cyclophane-forming radical SAM/SPASM peptide maturase — protein MAAARAAGHRPHPIRQFVLKTRSRCNLACTYCYVYEMADQGWRDQPPVMTPATTARAAQRIAEHAAAHDLPRIDLVLHGGEPLLTAPARLAEPVDAVRAAVARAAPRTRVTATVQTNGTLLTRGRITALAAAGIRVGVSLDGGLPTHNTRRVDHAGRPGFASAARGLRLLARHPQSYAGVLCVVDLDHDPVETYESLLAFAPPSIGLLLPLANWSDPPPGHRPGRTPYADWLLAVFERWWHDGVRRTRIRLFEEIIALLLGLPTTTETLGLTPAATAVIETDGSIEQADSLKSAYEGAAATGMALDTHSFDQLLEHPGLAARQLGREALASRCRACELVDVCGGGHYPHRYRAGEGFRQPSVYCADLQPLIRHIAAAVQRAAQPRATGATAHPPAVAS, from the coding sequence GTGGCCGCCGCGCGGGCCGCAGGCCACCGGCCCCACCCGATACGCCAGTTCGTCCTCAAGACCCGCAGCCGCTGCAACCTCGCCTGCACCTACTGCTACGTCTACGAGATGGCCGACCAGGGCTGGCGCGACCAGCCGCCCGTCATGACCCCGGCCACCACCGCCCGCGCCGCGCAGCGCATCGCCGAGCACGCCGCCGCCCACGACCTGCCCCGGATCGACCTCGTCCTGCACGGCGGCGAACCGCTGCTCACCGCCCCCGCCCGACTGGCCGAGCCCGTCGACGCCGTCCGGGCCGCCGTGGCCCGGGCCGCCCCCCGCACCCGGGTCACCGCCACCGTCCAGACCAACGGAACCCTGCTCACCCGTGGCCGCATCACCGCCCTGGCCGCCGCCGGAATCCGGGTCGGCGTCAGCCTCGACGGCGGTCTCCCCACGCACAACACCCGCCGCGTGGACCACGCCGGACGGCCCGGCTTCGCGTCCGCCGCCCGGGGCCTGCGGCTGCTGGCCCGCCATCCGCAGAGCTACGCCGGGGTGCTGTGCGTCGTCGATCTCGACCACGACCCGGTGGAGACCTACGAGTCCCTGCTCGCCTTCGCCCCGCCCAGCATCGGGCTGCTCCTGCCGCTCGCGAACTGGAGCGACCCGCCCCCCGGCCACCGGCCGGGCCGGACCCCGTACGCGGACTGGCTCCTCGCCGTCTTCGAACGCTGGTGGCACGACGGCGTACGGCGCACCCGGATCCGGCTCTTCGAGGAGATCATCGCCCTGTTGCTCGGCCTGCCCACCACCACCGAGACCCTCGGGCTCACGCCCGCCGCCACCGCCGTGATCGAGACCGACGGCTCCATCGAACAGGCCGACTCACTGAAATCCGCGTACGAGGGGGCCGCCGCGACCGGGATGGCCCTCGACACCCACAGCTTCGACCAGCTCCTCGAACACCCCGGACTCGCCGCCCGCCAGCTCGGCCGGGAGGCGCTCGCCTCCCGCTGCCGCGCCTGCGAGCTGGTCGACGTGTGCGGCGGAGGGCACTACCCGCACCGCTACCGCGCCGGCGAGGGCTTCCGGCAGCCGTCCGTGTACTGCGCCGACCTGCAGCCGCTGATCCGGCACATCGCCGCCGCCGTCCAACGGGCCGCGCAGCCCCGTGCCACCGGGGCCACCGCCCACCCCCCGGCGGTCGCCTCATGA
- a CDS encoding HEXXH motif domain-containing protein: protein MTGALTAFTVSTPTLRALASTEPSMEGTRLVRDVRRSKRLILLRAVLDAAPGGRSGETADHWALLEEAERRDPGAVRDVLHYPATGVWAEETLRRLHAPCGPPPDLGHLGALAVAAALRARIPFSHTLRPLHGRLVLPTLGLLRPDRPGPLALSEGSWDPDDPATVPLHVLPGGRTALDDLDPYRAPGPAQPAPVRPARRLTPKGHKRWDTQWSGALTLLQRYDTVRAEETVQLLRSVVPLAGGSRSSGATLPAAAGSVLARAQAPPALAATLVHEVQHGKLTALTDVLTLHTADHTPRHWAPWRSDPRPLEGLLHGAYAHLALAGYWQRAALYGARGAWAQHARIRAQVAAVLPVLRSHEQLTDAGREFADAMGAAERAMDDLPPPGDQHTAARRAVDRERRAWCEAHPELAPFAQG from the coding sequence ATGACCGGGGCCCTCACCGCGTTCACCGTCTCCACGCCCACCCTGCGCGCCCTCGCCTCCACCGAACCCTCCATGGAGGGCACCCGCCTGGTCCGCGACGTACGCCGCTCCAAACGCCTGATCCTGCTGCGCGCCGTCCTCGACGCCGCCCCCGGCGGCCGGTCCGGGGAGACCGCCGACCACTGGGCCCTGCTGGAAGAGGCCGAGCGCCGCGACCCGGGCGCCGTGCGCGACGTACTGCACTACCCGGCCACCGGGGTGTGGGCCGAGGAGACCCTGCGCCGGCTGCACGCACCCTGCGGGCCCCCGCCCGACCTCGGGCACCTCGGGGCCCTGGCCGTCGCCGCCGCCCTGCGCGCCAGGATCCCCTTCAGCCACACGCTGCGCCCCCTGCACGGCCGGCTCGTGCTGCCCACCCTCGGCCTGCTGCGCCCGGACCGCCCCGGGCCGCTCGCCCTCTCCGAGGGCTCCTGGGACCCCGACGATCCGGCCACCGTTCCCCTGCACGTCCTGCCCGGCGGCCGGACCGCCCTGGACGACCTCGACCCCTACCGGGCGCCCGGCCCCGCGCAGCCCGCCCCGGTCCGCCCCGCCCGCCGGCTCACCCCCAAGGGCCACAAGCGGTGGGACACCCAGTGGTCCGGGGCGCTCACCCTGCTCCAGCGGTACGACACCGTTCGCGCCGAGGAGACCGTCCAGCTGCTGCGCTCCGTCGTACCGCTGGCCGGCGGCTCCCGCTCCAGCGGTGCCACCCTCCCCGCGGCCGCCGGTTCCGTACTGGCCCGGGCCCAGGCCCCGCCCGCGCTCGCCGCGACCCTCGTCCACGAGGTCCAGCACGGCAAACTGACCGCCCTCACCGACGTACTGACCCTGCACACCGCCGACCACACGCCCCGCCACTGGGCGCCCTGGCGCAGCGACCCCCGCCCCCTGGAGGGCCTGCTGCACGGCGCCTACGCCCACCTGGCCCTCGCCGGGTACTGGCAGCGCGCCGCCCTCTACGGGGCCCGCGGCGCCTGGGCCCAGCACGCCCGGATCCGCGCACAGGTGGCCGCCGTCCTGCCCGTCCTGCGGTCGCACGAACAACTGACGGACGCGGGGCGGGAGTTCGCCGACGCGATGGGAGCCGCCGAACGCGCCATGGACGACCTCCCGCCACCCGGCGACCAGCACACCGCGGCCCGCCGGGCCGTCGACCGCGAACGCCGCGCCTGGTGCGAGGCGCACCCCGAACTCGCGCCGTTCGCACAAGGCTGA
- a CDS encoding trypsin-like peptidase domain-containing protein — MTDGRTTGSARAFELLEPLVQAATVRVHAPPGGYDTPRSHRTGPTWGSGFFIAPGWVLTCAHVVGEGGAAVRLTGREVGITFSAGNTTGTVTGRVDCVLPDRLEERRPGRHALWDLPDLALVRVLAPVSHACVWLTDRSRPRFDEVAYFGCTEDLGTPEITGRTTRLRGTAGNGAAIRLGDDDEIEPGMSGGPVVDLARGEVVGVLKARRQTGGGGLAVSVVQLRTLPMAARGQVGLYRRIMQAHDRYHYDRHLSDLDNRRTWTDVQGELPPEEGDPYAGRGRLTPGERTTLCGLLAELPPPGSSEVVRALVEEARGEEPDPLPPAPLSWRDGLGLLHDPPGGTGEAAAMLRYATDVSVAEYREPATPGADEELWDWVRATAERLWRPLRRELGERHERGLAERERRRRASTGRTVYGPARRSGGLPPGASVLLEVWAHGWEDVYDWRVSVLAGPAHAGRVTPVDSGVRATLAGLPEALRAPLAEGFRRCDTHEAAALLEVAVEPALFGLAVDEWVVVGGVPLGVQRPVVLRHPAGAHQGVPNPAGAREHPADREGGDAAARWARVQTGPLQDERADCIRGRPRSPATEWLTGLPDNTVPVHCRAADQEPTLGSLHAVRDAGYGVVVTRRPPPDPGASCAPFHRGLREELAAAGRAEVLPVRLQNLRGRAYGADPDAYWAAGTGLVWEDPARPLPDEEPLQGDL, encoded by the coding sequence ATGACGGACGGGCGCACGACAGGGTCCGCGCGCGCCTTCGAGCTTCTGGAGCCTCTCGTCCAGGCGGCGACCGTACGCGTTCACGCCCCGCCGGGCGGGTATGACACCCCTCGCAGTCATCGGACCGGTCCCACGTGGGGGAGCGGCTTCTTCATCGCCCCCGGCTGGGTCCTGACGTGCGCGCACGTGGTCGGCGAAGGGGGTGCTGCGGTGCGTCTGACGGGACGCGAGGTCGGCATCACCTTTTCCGCCGGGAACACCACCGGGACGGTCACCGGGCGCGTGGACTGCGTCCTGCCCGACCGGCTGGAGGAGCGGCGGCCCGGCCGGCACGCCCTGTGGGACCTGCCCGACCTGGCGCTGGTCCGGGTCCTGGCTCCCGTCTCGCACGCCTGCGTGTGGCTGACCGACCGCTCCAGACCACGCTTCGACGAGGTCGCCTACTTCGGCTGCACCGAGGACCTCGGCACCCCCGAGATCACCGGCCGCACCACCCGGCTGCGCGGCACCGCCGGGAACGGCGCCGCCATCCGGCTCGGCGACGACGACGAGATCGAGCCCGGCATGTCCGGCGGGCCCGTGGTCGACCTCGCCCGCGGCGAGGTCGTCGGCGTGCTCAAGGCCCGGCGGCAGACCGGGGGCGGCGGGCTCGCCGTCTCCGTCGTGCAGCTGCGCACCCTGCCGATGGCCGCGCGCGGCCAGGTCGGGCTCTACCGCCGGATCATGCAGGCCCACGACCGGTACCACTACGACCGGCACCTCAGCGATCTCGACAACCGCCGGACCTGGACGGACGTGCAGGGCGAACTCCCGCCGGAGGAGGGCGACCCGTACGCCGGCCGGGGCCGGCTCACCCCCGGCGAGCGCACCACCCTGTGCGGGCTGCTGGCCGAACTGCCCCCGCCCGGCTCCTCCGAGGTCGTACGCGCCCTGGTCGAGGAGGCGCGCGGCGAGGAGCCGGACCCGCTGCCGCCCGCCCCGCTGAGCTGGCGCGACGGTCTGGGGCTGCTGCACGACCCGCCGGGCGGCACCGGGGAGGCCGCGGCGATGCTCCGGTACGCGACGGACGTGAGCGTGGCCGAGTACCGGGAGCCGGCCACGCCGGGCGCGGACGAGGAGCTGTGGGACTGGGTACGGGCCACGGCCGAGCGCCTGTGGCGACCGCTGCGCCGCGAGCTCGGCGAGCGCCACGAGCGGGGCCTCGCCGAGCGCGAGCGCCGCCGCCGGGCCTCCACCGGGCGGACGGTGTACGGCCCGGCCCGCCGGTCCGGCGGACTGCCGCCCGGGGCGTCGGTGCTGCTGGAGGTGTGGGCGCACGGCTGGGAGGACGTCTACGATTGGCGGGTCTCGGTGCTGGCCGGTCCCGCGCACGCCGGACGGGTGACGCCCGTGGACTCCGGCGTACGGGCCACCCTGGCGGGCCTGCCGGAGGCGCTGCGGGCCCCGCTCGCCGAAGGTTTCCGGCGCTGCGACACCCACGAGGCGGCGGCCCTGCTCGAAGTGGCCGTGGAACCCGCGCTGTTCGGGCTGGCGGTGGACGAATGGGTGGTCGTGGGCGGCGTACCGCTCGGCGTGCAGCGCCCGGTGGTGCTCCGTCACCCGGCCGGCGCGCACCAGGGCGTGCCGAACCCCGCAGGCGCGCGGGAGCACCCCGCCGACCGCGAGGGCGGCGACGCGGCCGCCCGCTGGGCACGGGTCCAGACGGGACCGCTGCAGGACGAACGCGCCGACTGCATAAGGGGACGCCCGCGCAGCCCCGCCACCGAATGGCTGACGGGACTCCCCGACAACACCGTGCCGGTGCACTGCCGGGCCGCCGACCAGGAGCCCACGCTCGGATCGCTGCACGCGGTACGGGACGCCGGCTACGGGGTGGTGGTGACCCGGCGCCCACCGCCCGACCCCGGGGCCTCCTGCGCGCCCTTCCACCGCGGGCTGCGGGAGGAACTGGCCGCCGCCGGACGGGCGGAGGTGCTCCCGGTCCGCCTGCAGAACCTGCGGGGGCGGGCGTACGGGGCGGATCCCGACGCCTACTGGGCGGCCGGCACGGGGCTGGTGTGGGAGGACCCGGCGCGGCCGCTGCCGGACGAGGAGCCGCTCCAGGGCGACCTGTGA
- a CDS encoding DUF6104 family protein, whose product MYFTDRGIEELEKRRGEEEVTFEWLAEQLRTFVDLNPDFEVPVERLATWLARLDDDEDEDDE is encoded by the coding sequence TTGTACTTCACCGATCGCGGCATCGAGGAGCTGGAGAAGCGGCGCGGCGAGGAGGAGGTCACCTTCGAGTGGCTCGCCGAACAGCTGCGCACCTTCGTCGACCTGAACCCGGACTTCGAGGTCCCGGTGGAGCGCCTGGCCACCTGGCTGGCCCGACTGGACGACGACGAGGACGAGGACGACGAGTGA
- the fxsA gene encoding FxSxx-COOH cyclophane-containing RiPP peptide: MVTKQQEVAAATSGCPGRLPDLSGLDLAALRGIDHPVLAGVIEGMVERVTHPAEILNAFDSSVA; encoded by the coding sequence ATGGTGACGAAGCAGCAGGAAGTGGCGGCGGCGACCTCGGGATGCCCGGGGCGGCTGCCGGATCTCTCCGGGCTGGACCTGGCGGCGCTGCGCGGGATCGACCATCCCGTGCTGGCCGGGGTGATCGAGGGCATGGTCGAGCGGGTGACCCATCCCGCGGAGATCCTCAACGCCTTCGACTCCAGCGTGGCCTGA
- a CDS encoding AAA family ATPase → MNDEWLIYRGVGEPHDGIDALPDPPPWRDFDGGPVAEPGGPARVADGNVARRLGAHRQAAELHRPEPEELEAINAALYLRRPLLVTGFPGTGKSTLAHAVAHELKLGRVLRWPVVSRTVLQDGLYRYDALARLQDVQIAASGAGGPAAAADSATAPGIGKYIRLGPLGTALLPTARPRVLLIDELDKSDIDLPNDLLNVLEEGEFALPELERVADTEPEVQVLTDDGTKVTVRGGRVRCRAFPFIILTSNGERDFPAALLRRCIQLKLGQPGEKRLATMVRAHLGEEAARLGADLIREFLSRSQSELVAADQLLNAVYLTHYAAPPTREDLADLLIQRLDRPR, encoded by the coding sequence ATGAATGACGAGTGGCTCATTTACCGCGGGGTGGGCGAACCTCACGACGGGATCGACGCCCTGCCGGACCCGCCGCCCTGGCGCGACTTCGACGGCGGCCCCGTGGCGGAGCCGGGCGGCCCGGCCCGGGTCGCCGACGGCAACGTGGCCCGGCGGCTCGGCGCGCACCGGCAGGCCGCCGAGCTCCACCGGCCCGAACCGGAGGAGCTGGAGGCCATCAACGCCGCCCTCTACCTGCGGCGGCCGCTGCTCGTGACCGGCTTCCCCGGCACCGGGAAGTCCACCCTCGCGCACGCCGTCGCCCACGAGCTGAAACTGGGGCGCGTGCTGCGGTGGCCGGTGGTGTCCCGCACCGTGCTCCAGGACGGCCTGTACCGGTACGACGCCCTGGCCCGGCTGCAGGACGTCCAGATCGCCGCGAGCGGCGCAGGCGGCCCGGCCGCCGCCGCGGACTCCGCGACCGCGCCCGGCATCGGGAAGTACATCCGGCTCGGCCCGCTCGGCACCGCCCTGCTGCCGACGGCCAGGCCCCGCGTCCTGCTCATCGACGAGCTGGACAAGAGCGACATCGACCTCCCCAACGACCTGCTGAACGTGCTGGAGGAAGGGGAGTTCGCCCTCCCCGAGCTGGAACGGGTCGCCGACACCGAGCCCGAGGTCCAGGTGCTCACCGACGACGGGACCAAGGTCACCGTCCGCGGCGGCCGCGTGCGCTGCCGGGCCTTCCCCTTCATCATCCTCACCAGCAACGGGGAACGGGACTTCCCGGCCGCCCTGCTGCGCCGCTGCATCCAGCTGAAGCTCGGACAGCCCGGCGAGAAACGGCTCGCCACCATGGTCCGCGCCCACCTCGGCGAGGAGGCGGCCCGCCTCGGGGCCGACCTGATCCGGGAGTTCCTCAGCCGCTCCCAGTCCGAACTGGTCGCCGCCGACCAGCTGCTGAACGCCGTCTACCTGACCCACTACGCCGCCCCGCCCACCCGGGAGGACCTCGCGGACCTGCTCATCCAGCGCCTCGACCGCCCGAGGTGA
- a CDS encoding SAV_2336 N-terminal domain-related protein, which produces MASAGTPGVRELAALLRAAGLDPSAGEIADALWLAGHIGPPGQAARGGPAPARPETGPGEPGGEPAGPVRTDTEPDAPVGLYAPGAARADGSGGEPPGESPEEYGVPVRVPGAAALPRILDIQRALRALQRHRPPGPPTRLVIDEAATAETSARALGLVIPVLRPASRREATVRLVMDASPSMAVWQDMFEELRSVCERLGAFRDVQVHYLHRLADGTAALGRSPAPGCVRASGLRSGDQLRDPTGRALTMVVSDCAGPLWREGTAQRLLHRWAECTPCMVVQPLPQRLWGRSWLPTERGTLTRPEGGGQQLAFRPDRPPLPGRPTGGLTVPVLPPSATALGAWARLLAGLTAGPVPAEVGRVLADHPAAPLPPPRAMRPPRELVARFRSSAAPRAVQLAVYLSAAPLTLPVMRLVQRTMLPDSEPSDLAEVLLSGLLRRSGPEPGHWYEFAPGVQDVLLGPLGRDEAALVLKHCSEYVRAHFGRGVRNFPALAVSQLTGTPPAVADPGPEEDERAPEGRLPQAFAQVSAKVVRRYLPGMPQQGPAVRRPAAVPAPTRAGAVRAARDRLADADGDGGARALYEAVAVLRRAVTAPAGPGDQPEEAETELAGALLRLWAAQRDPELLAEAERTVTGLRTARAGAALGRVLYERALAAGPDAELLAAADIEFAAAGAAADPELRRDCAVRRAETLIRLSGLRDEAGALREARAALEPLAGRAPGTEPGPGADGPGSGAQNGGDGGPAPYPELHLALGRVLLALLPRTPDPAERTALAEQAAARLTAALTTPPEAPGRTGPGTAQVRVELADALRHLPARLEEAAAHLDTALAEAGGDPELRVAALVCLARVHRERYARDADPTALEDAAEAYGRARRLIPRDAEAFGELLPEWGDVLLDRARAADGRRFTGAAVRVLRESRAAVPQSDSGAAHRLLRLATGLRLRHTYEGDPVDLREAEYLLELAVRHSRNPLEQARLWRDHGDVQQELHGHTRALERLDRAADSYRRAWRAALEADVEEREDTAVQLAARVQQLRGDVLERLARPRAALDAYRSALELWTRTREGEAGRSEAVRARILALEAGL; this is translated from the coding sequence GTGGCATCCGCCGGGACGCCCGGCGTCCGTGAACTGGCCGCGCTGCTGCGCGCCGCCGGGCTCGACCCGTCCGCGGGGGAAATCGCCGACGCGCTGTGGCTGGCCGGGCACATCGGCCCGCCCGGGCAGGCCGCCCGGGGCGGCCCGGCACCGGCCCGCCCGGAGACCGGACCCGGGGAGCCGGGCGGGGAGCCCGCCGGGCCCGTACGCACCGACACGGAGCCCGACGCCCCGGTCGGGCTCTACGCGCCCGGAGCGGCCCGGGCCGACGGCTCCGGCGGGGAACCGCCCGGGGAGTCGCCGGAGGAGTACGGAGTGCCCGTACGGGTCCCCGGAGCCGCGGCGCTGCCCCGCATCCTGGACATCCAGCGGGCCCTGCGCGCCCTCCAGCGGCACCGCCCGCCCGGCCCGCCGACCCGGCTCGTGATCGACGAGGCAGCCACCGCCGAGACCAGCGCCCGCGCCCTCGGACTGGTCATCCCCGTGCTCCGGCCTGCGAGCCGGCGCGAGGCGACCGTACGGCTGGTGATGGACGCGTCCCCGTCGATGGCCGTCTGGCAGGACATGTTCGAGGAACTGCGGTCCGTGTGCGAGCGGCTGGGCGCCTTCCGGGACGTCCAGGTGCACTACCTGCACCGCCTCGCCGACGGCACGGCCGCGCTCGGCCGCAGCCCCGCACCCGGCTGCGTACGCGCCTCGGGCCTGCGTTCCGGCGACCAGTTACGGGACCCGACCGGCCGGGCCCTGACCATGGTGGTATCCGACTGCGCCGGGCCGCTGTGGCGCGAGGGCACGGCACAGCGGCTGCTGCACCGGTGGGCCGAATGCACCCCGTGCATGGTCGTCCAGCCGCTGCCGCAGCGGCTGTGGGGGCGCAGCTGGCTGCCCACCGAGCGGGGCACGCTCACCCGGCCGGAGGGCGGCGGGCAGCAGCTCGCCTTCCGGCCCGACCGGCCGCCGCTGCCCGGGCGGCCCACGGGCGGGCTGACGGTGCCGGTACTGCCGCCGAGCGCGACCGCCCTCGGCGCGTGGGCCCGGCTGCTGGCCGGGCTGACGGCCGGGCCGGTACCGGCCGAGGTGGGCCGGGTCCTGGCCGACCATCCGGCCGCACCCCTGCCGCCGCCGCGCGCGATGCGCCCGCCGCGCGAGCTGGTGGCCCGGTTCCGGTCCTCGGCCGCGCCCCGGGCCGTACAGCTCGCGGTGTACCTGTCGGCCGCGCCCCTGACCCTGCCCGTGATGCGGCTGGTGCAGCGCACGATGCTGCCGGACTCCGAGCCCTCCGACCTGGCGGAGGTGCTGCTGAGCGGGCTGCTGCGGCGCAGCGGGCCCGAGCCGGGACACTGGTACGAGTTCGCCCCCGGGGTGCAGGACGTCCTGCTGGGGCCGCTGGGGCGGGACGAGGCCGCACTGGTGCTCAAGCACTGCTCGGAGTACGTACGGGCGCACTTCGGCCGGGGCGTACGGAACTTCCCCGCGCTCGCGGTCTCCCAGCTGACCGGGACCCCGCCGGCGGTGGCCGACCCCGGACCCGAGGAGGACGAGCGGGCACCGGAGGGGCGGCTGCCGCAGGCCTTCGCGCAGGTTTCGGCCAAAGTCGTACGGCGCTACCTGCCCGGGATGCCGCAGCAGGGCCCCGCGGTACGCCGGCCCGCCGCGGTCCCGGCGCCCACCCGGGCCGGGGCGGTGCGCGCCGCCCGCGACCGGCTGGCCGACGCCGACGGGGACGGCGGCGCGCGGGCCCTGTACGAGGCCGTGGCGGTGCTCCGGCGGGCGGTCACGGCCCCGGCGGGGCCCGGCGACCAGCCCGAGGAGGCGGAGACCGAGCTGGCGGGGGCACTGCTGCGGCTGTGGGCGGCCCAGCGGGACCCGGAGCTCCTGGCCGAAGCGGAACGGACCGTGACGGGGCTGCGGACGGCACGGGCGGGGGCGGCGCTCGGCCGGGTGCTGTACGAGCGGGCGCTGGCCGCCGGACCGGACGCCGAGCTGCTGGCGGCGGCGGACATCGAGTTCGCGGCGGCCGGAGCCGCGGCCGACCCGGAACTGCGCCGGGACTGCGCGGTACGGCGGGCCGAGACCCTGATCCGGCTCAGCGGCCTCCGGGACGAGGCGGGCGCGCTGCGCGAGGCCCGGGCGGCCCTGGAACCCCTGGCGGGCCGGGCTCCCGGCACGGAACCCGGCCCCGGTGCGGACGGCCCCGGCTCCGGCGCGCAGAACGGCGGGGACGGCGGCCCGGCCCCGTACCCCGAGCTGCATCTGGCCCTGGGCCGCGTCCTGCTGGCCCTGCTGCCCCGCACCCCGGACCCGGCCGAGCGCACCGCCCTGGCCGAACAGGCCGCGGCCCGCCTGACCGCGGCCCTGACCACCCCGCCCGAAGCCCCCGGCCGCACCGGTCCGGGCACCGCACAGGTCCGGGTGGAGCTCGCCGACGCGCTGCGCCACCTCCCCGCCCGGCTGGAGGAGGCCGCCGCGCACCTGGACACGGCCCTGGCGGAGGCGGGCGGGGACCCGGAGCTGCGGGTGGCCGCCCTGGTGTGCCTGGCGCGCGTGCACCGGGAGCGGTACGCGCGGGACGCGGACCCGACGGCTCTGGAGGACGCGGCCGAGGCGTACGGCCGGGCCCGGCGGCTGATCCCCCGTGACGCGGAGGCCTTCGGGGAACTGCTGCCCGAGTGGGGCGACGTGCTCCTGGACCGGGCCCGGGCCGCCGACGGGCGGCGGTTCACCGGGGCCGCCGTACGGGTCCTGCGCGAGAGCCGGGCCGCCGTCCCGCAGTCCGACTCCGGTGCGGCCCACCGGCTGCTGCGGCTGGCCACCGGACTCCGGCTGCGGCACACCTACGAGGGCGACCCGGTGGACCTGCGGGAGGCCGAGTACCTGCTGGAACTGGCCGTCCGGCACAGCCGCAACCCCCTGGAACAGGCCCGTCTGTGGCGGGACCACGGCGACGTCCAGCAGGAACTCCACGGCCACACCCGGGCGCTGGAGCGCCTCGACCGGGCGGCGGACTCCTACCGGCGGGCCTGGCGGGCCGCCCTGGAGGCCGACGTGGAGGAGCGCGAGGACACCGCCGTCCAGCTGGCCGCCCGTGTCCAGCAGTTGCGCGGCGACGTACTGGAACGCCTGGCCCGGCCCCGCGCGGCCCTGGACGCGTACCGCTCGGCGCTGGAGCTGTGGACGCGGACCCGGGAGGGCGAGGCAGGGCGCTCGGAGGCGGTCCGCGCGCGGATCCTGGCCCTGGAGGCCGGGCTCTGA